The sequence CGGGCGGGATCCCCTCGCACGCGTCCCCGGAAACGCCCGGGTCGATCAACGAGGGCGGGGAGCTGGGCTACTCCCTCGTGCACGCCTACGGGGCCGCGTTCGACAACCCCGACCTGCTGGTCGCCTGCGTGATCGGTGACGGGGAGGCGGAGACCGGGCCGCTGGCGACCGCGTGGCACGGCAACAAGTTCCTCAACCCCGCCCATGACGGGGTGGTGCTGCCGATCCTGCATCTGAACGGGTACAAGATCGCCAACCCGACCGTGCTGTCCCGCATCCCCGAGGAAGAGCTGGTCGCGCTGCTGCGCGGCTACGGCCATCACCCCCACGTCGTCACGGTCGGCTTCGATGGCGAGACCCCGCAGGAGTCCCACGCGACGTTCGCGGCGGTCCTGGATGCGGTGCTGGATGAGATCGCGGACATCAAGGCCGCCGCGGCGGCCGGGACGCTGGAGGGGCGGCCGGCGTGGCCGGCGATCGTGCTGCGCAGCCCGAAGGGGTGGACCTGCCCGAAGATCATCGACGGTCTGCCGGTGGAGGGCACCTGGCGGGCACACCAGGTGCCGCTCGCCGAGGTCCGCGACAATCCCGAGCACCTGCGGATCCTCGAGGACTGGCTGGCGTCCTACCGCCCGCACGAGCTGTTCGACGTGACCGGCGCCCCCCGCCCGGCCACGGTCGCGATCGCCCCGGACGGGGATCGGCGGATGAGCGCGAACCCGGCCGGCAACGGCGGACAACTCACCGTCCCGCTGCGGCTCCCGGACTTCCACAAGCCCGCGCAGCCGGTCGACCCGGCCGAGCGGGGTGCGGGAACCGGGGAAGCGACCCGCGTGCTGGGCGAGTGGCTGGCGGGGGTGATCCGGGACAACCCGGACAACTTCCGCATCTTCGGCCCGGACGAGACCGCCTCCAACCGGCTCGCCCCACCCGTCTACCAGGCCACCGGCAAGCAGTGGAACGCGGCCGTGGAGCCCGTCGACGAGCACCTGGCCCCGACTGGGCGGGTGATGGAGGTGCTCAGCGAGCACCAGTGCCAGGGCTGGCTCGAGGGCTACGTCCTTACCGGCCGGCATGGGCTGTTCAACTGCTACGAGGCGTTCACCCACATCGTCGACTCGATGTTCAACCAGCACGCCAAATGGCTCGAAGCGGCCCGGGAGGTGTCGTGGCGGGACCCGATCCCGAGCTTCAACTACCTGCTCTCCAGCCACGTCTGGCGGCAGGACCACAACGGGTTCTCTCACCAGGACCCCGGGTTCATCGACCTCGCCCTGAACAAGAGCCCCGACATCGTCCGCGTCTACCTGCCGTTCGACGCGAACACGCTGCTGTCCACCTACGACCACTGCCTGCGCTCGGCCGGGTACATCAACGTCGTCGTCGCCGGGAAGCAGCCCGCCCCGCAGTGGCTGACGATGGACGAGGCGATCGAGCACTGCACCCGCGGGCTCGGGATCCTGCCGTGGGCGGGCACCGAAACCGAAGGCACCGAGCCGGATGTGGTGCTCGCCGCCGCCGGCGACGTCCCCACCCTCGAGACCCTCGCCGCGGCGGCGCTGCTGCGCGAGCACATCCCCGACCTGAGAGTGCGGGTGGTGAACGTGGTCGACCTGACCCGGCTGCAATCCGAGGACCAGCACCCGCACGGTCTCCCGGACCGGGAGTTCGATGCGATCTTCACTCCCGACAAGCCGGTGATCTTCGCCTACCACGGCTACCCGTGGCTGATCCACCGACTCACCTACAAGCGCGCCGGGCACCAGAACCTGCACGTGCACGGCTTCCAGGAGCGCGGCACCACCACGACCCCGTTCGACATGGTCATGCTCAACGACCTCGACCGGTACCGGCTCGCGATCGACGTCCTCGACCACGTCCCGGGCCTCGCCGCCCGCCACGCCGGCCTGCGGCAGGAGCTGCAGGACGCCCGCCTGCACGCCCGCGCCCACACCCGCGAGCACGGCACCGACATCCCCGCCGTCGCCGACTGGCAATGGCCCCACCCCGACACCACCGACCCCACCCTCGGGAAGGAACCGAAATGAGCGACACCAGAACCGTGACCCTGCAGGTCAGCGGCATGATCCGCGCGACCTCCAAGAACGTCACCGAAGCCCACCTGAGCCGACAACCCGGAGTGATCGCCGTGGACGCGAACCCGGTCTCACAGACCGCGACCGTCACCTACGACCCCGAGACCACCTCGGTCGCCCACCTCCAGCAATGGGTCATCGACTGCGGGTATCACTGCGCCGGCCAGTCCGTCCCCGACCATATCTGCGACCCCGTGCACGACCCGCACGACGAGGGTGCGCACGACCACAGCGCCCACCACGGCCCCGCAGCTGAGGGCGCACAAGAACCGCA is a genomic window of Microbacterium maritypicum containing:
- a CDS encoding phosphoketolase family protein — translated: MTPTPAPPAWAHRTTDATAEQLAAVDAWWRAANYLSIGQIYLQGNPLLRHRLSRDDIKPRLLGHWGTTPGLNFLYAHLNRAIRDRDLNTLYVTGPGHGGPGMVANAYLDGTYTERYPGIDRTEEGLRALFRQFSFPGGIPSHASPETPGSINEGGELGYSLVHAYGAAFDNPDLLVACVIGDGEAETGPLATAWHGNKFLNPAHDGVVLPILHLNGYKIANPTVLSRIPEEELVALLRGYGHHPHVVTVGFDGETPQESHATFAAVLDAVLDEIADIKAAAAAGTLEGRPAWPAIVLRSPKGWTCPKIIDGLPVEGTWRAHQVPLAEVRDNPEHLRILEDWLASYRPHELFDVTGAPRPATVAIAPDGDRRMSANPAGNGGQLTVPLRLPDFHKPAQPVDPAERGAGTGEATRVLGEWLAGVIRDNPDNFRIFGPDETASNRLAPPVYQATGKQWNAAVEPVDEHLAPTGRVMEVLSEHQCQGWLEGYVLTGRHGLFNCYEAFTHIVDSMFNQHAKWLEAAREVSWRDPIPSFNYLLSSHVWRQDHNGFSHQDPGFIDLALNKSPDIVRVYLPFDANTLLSTYDHCLRSAGYINVVVAGKQPAPQWLTMDEAIEHCTRGLGILPWAGTETEGTEPDVVLAAAGDVPTLETLAAAALLREHIPDLRVRVVNVVDLTRLQSEDQHPHGLPDREFDAIFTPDKPVIFAYHGYPWLIHRLTYKRAGHQNLHVHGFQERGTTTTPFDMVMLNDLDRYRLAIDVLDHVPGLAARHAGLRQELQDARLHARAHTREHGTDIPAVADWQWPHPDTTDPTLGKEPK